ACTGAGGTTTATACTTGCTCTGTGTCTAGATAGGGGAACTTCCTATTTTAAGGGAAGTTCATTTTAAACCATCCTAAATTCCGGTCCGTAGGAATGAATCCCCAAACTCTTATGCGATACAATTATATGCATTATACCTGGTAACCAAAGGAATGAAGGCTTTGTAGTTCATGTTAGGCTGAGTCCTTTTGCCTCACACCTACATAATTCAAGAAGTATGTTTGTGTGCTGGCTTTGCAACTGCTTGAGAATTGGCACATCTTAGTGGTTGATTTAGCTTGCTGACTATTAAGCAAGGAAAGAGTAAGCAAAGTGAAATACTATTTGGACGAATGCAGTGTAAATAAGGTTTATACGTTTTTTTGTGAAGCTGGTGATAGTGGCTATAGTTAGAAACacatgcagaagcagcagtagtTATATTTTATGGCATAAAATTTACATaatgttttactgttttgaTATAGTTTGATTTACTGGTATTAGGATACCACAACTTCTTTTGGGTTTTCTGAGCTACATGCCAATTAtttgagctttatttttttattcctataaCCTAAAATATACCTAATTATTTAAACTGTTTGTTTAAAAGCTTAATTCCGTGGGTCACATCACAGTAGTTCTAGATGTGCAAGCAGTGATAAATCCATTCTTTCTGAAAGGCTCAGGCTGGGGGGACAGATGCGTTATCGTACACTATAATGTTTATAAAACCTGATCAGTTTGCTGTATTGTTTTGTCCCCCTTTTTGCAGAGTTTACTGTTTGTGGTAAATACTGCAGTAAAGAAGcatgaaattttcctttcaaaaccttttcttcccttaagTATGTTGTTGTGACTGCAGGGGTCAGTTTGGCAGCGCCTTGGTGCAGACGTGACAGCTGTGGAGTTCATGGGCCATGTTGGTGGAATGGGAATTGACATGGAGATCTCTAAAAACTTCCAACGTATTCTTCAGAAACAGGGCCTTAAGTTTAAGCTAAACACCAAAGTTACCGGTGCTACCAAGAAACCAGATGGAAAGATTGATGTAGCGTAAGTGTTTAACATAACTAATGGAATTCATGTTATATTCCTCCACTCAGTCCTTCAGATCCGTTTTAAATACGGCTTGATATTATTCTtcaaacaagaagaaatgaaacttaATTCTTCAgtggcatttaatttttatcttgcaTTTAACTTGGCGTTCATAATTTTGGCTTTATTGAATCCTAAATTGTTTGTATAGGAGAGGTTCCATTGACTTGAGTTAGTGCACtagtgtaagaaaaaaaaaaacacatgcttttCATGGAAGTTCTCTGTTTCTGGTGTAActaacataaaatattatggTAATTTTTAAGCCATTAATTCCTGGATGCTTACTGGAAAGGATCTTTTGTCCTTTCCTCCCCTTGTCTCCAAATAAGCATGATATAGATTTGATTGCTTCCGATTAGAAATAAGTGAAGTTGTCCTGGAATGTTTTAAATAGCCAGACTTGAGCCTGTTGAAGACTCTAGATGAACAgctaatacagaaaaatatatagcaaattttctttttaaaggtcGCTAcctctgttccttttcttgTCTACATATTCTCTGTGCAGAATGGTTACATAAGTGTTTTCTTAAAACCACAGTTTAATGTTACTTAACAAACTAAGCTTAAATGCCTTTTTCATTGAAGTCTTAATATGAGGAATTGTTTGCTCCATGCctcagggcagcctgtgctTCGCCATTGTAGAAGTTCTAGATTTGGGTGTCTGTATGTCCCGTGCTGTCTGGATCTCTCATGCAGACTTCTCTGTGTTTAGAGTTTCATACTCAAGGGAGTATGCTTTTCAGACACACTTCCTAATTATCCTCACTTGCCATGCTTTGGTTCTTTCTTGCACTCTGAGCACATGAACTGAACTTGTTCGCAATGCAACTAAACACAAAGATGAACTTGAGGGATGTACTTTATGCAAGACAGATCTGCAGTTTTGGGCCAGAAGAAAGCTTAGAATACATGGCCCTACCTCATCCTGAAATCGAAACAGCTTGGATGTTGAGTACTCAGCACTGATTGCTTTGCAGTGCAGATTTGCTCTTAGCAGGTCATGATACTTGCTAACGGATACATGGCCCAAATTTCTTGAATTTCTGTGCCTAAGAGTTCTTACCAAATGGGGTAAGAATTACTGGCCCTTATTCCCTCTCCTACTCATCAACTCTTGTAAGGAAGAAGTGAGGGGTGGGCTGAAGGCAAGTGGTTTGGGGTGCCAGATTGAACTAGTAGGTCACCATCTGGATCATATTAATTACTAGTCAGCGAAATGCAATGCTGCAAGTTTACAGCTtagcatttttgctgtttgtttttctatagtgttgaagcagcagctggtggcaaGGCAGAAGTAATAACTTGTGATGTGCTCCTAGTCTGTATCGGTAGGCGTCCGTTCACAAAGAATCTAGGTCTCGAAGAAATTGGAATTGAACTTGATAAGAAGGGGAGAATCCCAGTCAATAATAGATTCCAAACCAAAATTCCAAAGTAAGTAATaatttaacagtatttttgaCTTTATTTGAAATAGGACTCTTATTTCTAGAAGTTTAACCTATTAAAACACTTCAATTGCTCAGTATAgctttttctgaaaggaaaacctaaaacttctgtttatttctgcagttgAAGATTTGTAGTCAACCCTTAAAGCTTTGTAATTTAAAAGTCATTGTGTTGGTACTACTTCTTGAAGTTGACAGTTTGGTGGAAACTATTCTTCTATAGTCtctgtgtttcttctgaaaattaatgtttgaaTTTGATGTGATTGGAATTGtctgtggttgttgttttttttttagtgactgTTATATGAAGTAGCCTAAGTGTACTAGGACTTCTTAAACAGTATCCTATTTTGTTTCATTGGTCTGATAGCATCTATGCTATTGGTGATGTAGTTGCTGGACCGATGCTGGCCCACAAAGCTGAGGATGAAGGCATTCTCTGTGTTGAAGGGATGGCGGGGGGAGCAGTTCACATTGACTATAACTGCGTACCCTCCGTGATATACACTCACCCTGAAGTGGCCTGGGTTGGCAAATCAGAAGAACAGCTGAAAGAAGAGGTACAGTTTTTCTGCTCAGACAGATCTCTTTTTCCATCTTGGATGTGGTTTCATAATCGAGTAGTGGCTATTAGTTTATCTAGCTACTTTGTGAAGGAGAATTTCTCTATCTGAATTTATTGTTTAAGGTGTATGAATGATTCCTTCCTGCATGCCACCCTCACAAGGATCACAGTCTTCTTTAATAACTTGTTTTGTGAAATTTATATTGATTCTTtgctaatttttcttctttaacataCCTTTATACCTGTTATCGTCATGCATTGATCTGTTTGTCTTATCTGTCTTCTATTTTTGTATtagttctatttttatatttatctgtatGGTTACATCATTCCTGTCGCGCTTTCAGGTCATGAACTCTGTCAGTAACCTGTATCTGTTTTGTAGGGGGTAGAATACAAAATTGGGAAATTTCCATTTGCTGCTAACAGTAGAGCAAAGACAAATGCTGACACAGATGGCATGGTGAAGATACTTAGTCAAAAATCAACAGACAGAATGCTGGGTGCTCACATTTTAGGCGCAGTAAGTATTATAAATTGTGCTGCTGTCTTGGTAGGGGTAAAggttttttgttctgttacaGTTCTCgtaaaatggaaaatctgaGTTTTCCCAAATCACTTCAgtctgctgttgttttctgcaGCCATGCCCTCCTGCCATTGTCTCCAATGCTTGTCTGTTACTTTGGTGCCAGACCCAGCTTTTTTATTGATTCCCTAGAATTGCTAGGGTTATTCAgttactctgtttttctttatgaattCTGCCAAATACTtgagagaagagcagaagtTGACTCAGGTTTTAGAAGTTGGGGAGCTGACTGgactttttttcattgcttttttttttttttttcctcctgatatTCCAGCTTCAGCAAAGTTGGTAACCTTATGTGGCATTCACCAAGTCTGGGGTCAGTAACTGATGGAACTTGAttaaaaacaagtcttttttcagaatttgaaatcagattttgtgtgtgtgtgaaaaataCCCTTTCCTGCTCTACCACCCAGTCTGAAGTTCCATCTTAGACCCTAACCTCActcttggtttggttttcttagCTGTAAAGGTGTAAATGctcttcttttattctttccccTAAAGATGTATGCAGAAACATTTCCATATATCCTTGtttactgttttcagaaagaaaacctttctttaagaaaacagtgttaaacactgaagctgttctgttttcctggaaagGAAACTTTATTCCTATGGAAGGCTATACTGTCAGCACTGGAAGATCAGCACTGTAACGTTCATAGCTGACTGGGACATTacttacactgaaaaataaggaaCCCTGAGTATTCTAGTCTTTGTACGTGATGATTATCACTATTTTTTAGTGAAAAGTCTTTACCACTAAACATCGTAGACTAATGGAAGACACTTGAAAGTTGTTATAGGTAGTTTGAATAGGCTGTTTTTTAATCcaatttctgtcatttctgatgGGAATACATAGGAAGGTGTTACGCTAGTTAACTTTTCTCTCCCAGTaccaattaattaaaaaaatccccattCTCTGAAGAAAGCACAGCTCAGTGAGACACAGTAATAATTTTCACCAATAaagggagagggctggggagaAATCCTGTGTATGTGAATGCTAAAAATGTAATTGgaaacttcattattttattttcagctactCAATGTTTTGGGGTAAATCACTGTAAATGcaactcattaaaataaaatgggggTGCTCTTTTATTCTTCTAGTTACCGAATCCACACAACTGCATAAAGATTTGTTCTAACTACAAAGAACATTAAATTACAGGGTGCTGGTGAAATGGTTAACGAAGCTGCTCTTGCCATGGAGTATGGAGCATCGTGTGAAGATGTAGCCAGAGTTTGCCACGCCCATCCAGTAAGTTTTTGCTGAACAAACTGTTGAACACCACAGTTGCGCAGACATGCCTTAACTACCTGTAAATGTTAATGGTTTGTACCTTTTGTGTCTGTTCTCCACAGACGGTGTCAGAAGCCTTCAGGGAAGCAAACCTAGCAGCATCTTTTGGCAAAGCTATCAACTTCTAAAATGAGAGACCAGTTCTCTGTACATGCATAGTACGTGTTTGGAAACGGACTGTGGCCCCTTGTGGAAGGCTGAGTTTGAGGATGTTAGGACTGAATTAAGTGAATCTCTTCATTTTAGCCATcagatatttaaacaagtaGAGTTTGGAACAAGTGGAATTATTTGGTCTctgtaaattaaatacttaaaattacatgtttatttacattctgaatgttgcagaaaaacagcctgacagaactttttttcttcaaaaccaaGCATTTCGCTGCTGCATGGGATTATAAAGTGTGTTGGTCAAAACTCTGAACAAGTGTCCAGCGTACCTGGTGTGTTCTTACTTGAAGTAGTGATAGACTAAAACAGCTGAATGCTGGCACTTAAAATGCCGCTGGCACTTAAAATGCCACTGTCACTTCCGCACAAAAACATGTCCTTCTGAAAGGATTAACTTAGTATTTAACCTACTTCTTGCATACAAATACCAAATTTGGTTTGATCTAGTAATGTTAGGGTGCTGGGAAAAGAGGGGCTTGTATAGATCAATTAAAACTATATAAACTATATTAacttttttaagagaaaatctgtgtgtgtgtgattctCCACACATTGTGTTTTCATATTGAAAACTCATTGGGAAAAATGAAGTGCTGATAGagaaatgatgaagaaaaaattaatctttctgctacttaatattgtttttaaagcttccATTGTCCAATCCTCTTCAACCTCGAAATGCTAGAACTGGATAGCGAAGCAGTGCTCATAGTTAAGTGTGATAACATGAGGGTTATTCTTCTGCACCTTCCACACAAGGGCTGCAGCATCAGCTCTGCACATAGTTGAGACGtgctttctctccttctgttttctattttgtgcTCTCTTTGTCTCTGCTGTAGCAAGAGagcttaataaatatttaatatggcTGGAGGGTTGtattgggttttgtttgtcaCAAATAGTATCTCTGGAATATCCCTAACGTGTATAGGGAATGTGCCCCATTCCAGTGGTCACTCGTTTTGCAGGGTGCCTTTTTGTTATGCTTTTCTGCCTTGAAGAAAATCTTGATATGTGCTGATGTTGTACATGTCCTTCTCCATTATGCCATTGGGATGATAAATGGataaatgctttcaaaacattATGCAAAAGCTACTTGACTTTGTGTGTAGGCAAGATGGTTATGtgattttgcctttctttaGAACTTCTAATTCAATTATTGAACTGCTGTCCATACTGAGAGATGAAAGAAGGTTCAAAGTCAGGTTAAatggggctttgaacaaccAGACCAAGTGGAAGATTTCCAGCCCTGTGCaggaactaggtgatctttaaaggtccctttcaacccaaaccgttatgtgattctatgaaatgtatGTCAATGTTACACTTTCCTTATGGTATCAATCTATAAACACCTGTGATactgttcttcattttgtttttataacctCTGTTTGCAAAGTAGATTGGAATCAGCTAAGGTCTTTCAGCTCATCACCAGGCTAAGAGATAACGTAGTGTATCCTTGAATTAGTGGAGTTAGTGAATTAAAATGGATCTCCTTTCAGGTGGGTGGTAGTAGGAAGctgctgaaataaagcaaaagtaaGACAATAGAACGAGGGAAGAAGAACACCATTTTCAAAATCTAGGCATTTCAGAATCAGTTCTGCCTGTGGGTAAATTCTATTAAGTGTTCATCTGGCACTCTGCAAGTTCTACATAGAAGCCCTGCTCTAAGAAATACTTTTGTGTccactcctcccctcccctaATAATTGTGGCAGTTTTTGACAGTCTTGCTGTGATTCAGTCTTGGGATTCATCAGTTACAAATTCTTGTATATCGTTTTGTTCTTGTAAATTTTTTGGAGTTTGGAATGCTTTGAAGACTGCTACTAAAACTGTACCGGAGATTTGTCTCCCAgacacttgaaaataaaatttaaggcCTGGGGTTATGGTATTGTAACTTCCCAGTATCACTTCTGTTCTAGTTAAATATACAAAGAGTGCTTGCAGAGGTAGAATTAAGTCTGTCTGTTACAAagtttgcagattttatttttaatagctgttaAATGTACTGGCAGTGACGTAGTGTGTGATGCTGCTGTGGTATCAATTCCTgttctggatttcttttattctggTGTGTGTAACCTACGAAGGTTGGATTATTTAAatgtgctgctcttcaggttCCATAGGTGGCGCTGTAATTCTGCTGTAGCTGCCCTGACCAGCTCCTGCTGACAGTCGAGGTAAATTGTTGATCTAAGAATATATCCAAATCTATCTCTCAGGTCAGAGTTAGCAGTCAGGATATGTAAATGCTTGTTGCAGCTGAGTATGCTAACTTACACGTATTGTAAGTTAGTGAAT
The nucleotide sequence above comes from Oxyura jamaicensis isolate SHBP4307 breed ruddy duck chromosome 1, BPBGC_Ojam_1.0, whole genome shotgun sequence. Encoded proteins:
- the DLD gene encoding dihydrolipoyl dehydrogenase, mitochondrial, coding for MQRWGRVCCALARRSHFDRIHHGLQGVCAVPRRSYAEQVDADVTVIGSGPGGYVAAIKAAQLGFRTVCVEKNETLGGTCLNVGCIPSKALLNNSHLYHLAHGKDFANRGIEITGIRLNLEKMMEQKSGAVKALTGGIAHLFKQNKVTHVSGFGKITGKNQVTATKDDGSTQVINTKNILIATGSEVAPFPGITIDEDNIVSSTGALSLKKVPEKMVVIGAGVIGVELGSVWQRLGADVTAVEFMGHVGGMGIDMEISKNFQRILQKQGLKFKLNTKVTGATKKPDGKIDVAVEAAAGGKAEVITCDVLLVCIGRRPFTKNLGLEEIGIELDKKGRIPVNNRFQTKIPNIYAIGDVVAGPMLAHKAEDEGILCVEGMAGGAVHIDYNCVPSVIYTHPEVAWVGKSEEQLKEEGVEYKIGKFPFAANSRAKTNADTDGMVKILSQKSTDRMLGAHILGAGAGEMVNEAALAMEYGASCEDVARVCHAHPTVSEAFREANLAASFGKAINF